A genomic segment from Actinomycetota bacterium encodes:
- a CDS encoding replication initiator — MTEPILVGELLPGVLQEVIDRAGLGYDRWAEQVAATGYCHHPVRLRGTVEHADAATGDIRTVYSTDREPDATLLKACGNRRASVCPSCSATYQADQFQLLAAGLRGGKGVPETVTGHPRLFVTFTAPSFGRSTPARHRAGWPTRATRTGRASAVRMVGGLAAGSATTPTTRAWGSRCVPAATRPAPKSSGTP; from the coding sequence ATGACCGAGCCGATCCTGGTGGGCGAGCTGCTGCCCGGCGTCCTCCAGGAGGTCATCGACCGAGCCGGCCTCGGCTACGACCGCTGGGCCGAGCAGGTCGCCGCCACCGGCTACTGCCACCACCCGGTGCGCCTGCGCGGCACCGTCGAGCACGCGGACGCCGCGACGGGCGATATCCGCACGGTGTACTCAACCGACCGGGAGCCGGACGCCACCCTCTTGAAGGCCTGCGGCAACCGGCGGGCGTCGGTCTGCCCCTCCTGCTCGGCCACCTACCAGGCCGACCAGTTCCAGCTCCTGGCGGCTGGGCTGCGGGGCGGCAAGGGCGTCCCCGAAACGGTGACCGGGCATCCCCGACTGTTCGTGACCTTCACTGCCCCCAGCTTCGGCCGGTCCACACCCGCAAGGCACAGGGCCGGCTGGCCTACCCGTGCCACCCGCACCGGCAGGGCCAGCGCTGTCCGCATGGTCGGCGGGCTGGCTGCTGGCAGCGCCACGACCCCGACGACCCGCGCCTGGGGGAGCCGCTGTGTGCCCGCTGCTACCAGGCCGGCGCCCAAGTCCTCTGGA